One Microvirga thermotolerans DNA window includes the following coding sequences:
- a CDS encoding L,D-transpeptidase translates to MRLSSLSLALAVATVLAGCTFKGVPDPQVSSRDSEWMALVPKAQEDLRYGRYLMDDPTGEAPGTIVVDTKERFLYYVLPGKKVIRYGVAVGDEAYGWTGTARVARKAEWPDWNPPAEMKARWPHVKFTRGGPENPLGARALYLYEGNRDTLYRIHGTNEPEKIGLAVSSGCIRMRNIDVIDLYNRVDVNTKVIVR, encoded by the coding sequence ATGCGCCTTTCCAGCCTATCCCTCGCCCTGGCCGTCGCGACGGTTCTCGCCGGATGCACCTTCAAGGGCGTTCCGGATCCGCAGGTCTCGTCCCGCGATTCGGAATGGATGGCGCTGGTCCCGAAGGCGCAGGAGGACCTGCGCTACGGGCGCTACCTCATGGACGATCCCACGGGCGAGGCCCCCGGCACGATCGTCGTCGATACCAAGGAGCGCTTCCTCTACTACGTGCTGCCCGGCAAGAAGGTGATCCGCTACGGCGTCGCCGTCGGGGACGAGGCCTACGGCTGGACCGGCACCGCCCGCGTGGCCCGCAAGGCCGAGTGGCCCGACTGGAATCCGCCGGCCGAGATGAAGGCCCGCTGGCCGCACGTGAAGTTCACCAGGGGCGGTCCGGAGAATCCCCTGGGTGCGCGGGCGCTCTATCTCTACGAGGGCAACAGGGACACGCTCTACCGCATCCACGGCACGAACGAGCCGGAGAAGATCGGTCTCGCCGTCTCGTCCGGCTGCATCCGCATGCGCAACATCGACGTGATCGACCTCTACAACCGGGTCGACGTGAACACGAAGGTCATCGTCCGCTGA
- a CDS encoding MBL fold metallo-hydrolase produces MADDDLTFDTTPPDGPGRCVRVSPLVRRIVAGNAGPITFTGTCTYVVGRQRVAIVDPGPDEPAHIQALLDAVRGETVTHVLVTHTHRDHSPAAKAIVAATGARLVGCGPHRSARALGIDEVNPLEASSDREYAPDEEMREGDRVSGPGWSLVAVETPGHMANHLAFYLPEEKALFSGDHVMAWSTTVIAPPDGAMGAFMASLDKLRARDEQLYWPGHGGPVREPQRFVRALAHHRRQREVSILNRLAAGDRTIPAIVAAIYQGLRPALVGAAGLSVFAHLEDLVARGEVVTEGLPSLDGEYRLA; encoded by the coding sequence ATGGCGGACGACGACCTGACCTTCGACACGACTCCCCCCGACGGACCCGGGCGCTGCGTACGCGTGAGCCCCCTGGTCCGGCGAATCGTCGCCGGGAATGCCGGGCCCATCACCTTCACCGGCACCTGCACCTACGTGGTCGGCAGGCAACGGGTGGCCATCGTCGATCCGGGCCCGGACGAGCCCGCGCACATCCAGGCGCTGCTCGACGCAGTCCGGGGAGAGACCGTGACCCACGTGCTCGTCACCCATACCCACAGGGACCATTCGCCCGCGGCGAAGGCCATCGTGGCGGCGACGGGCGCGAGGCTCGTCGGCTGCGGGCCGCATCGCAGCGCCCGTGCCCTTGGGATAGACGAGGTGAACCCGCTCGAGGCGAGTTCCGACAGGGAGTATGCGCCGGACGAGGAGATGCGCGAGGGCGACCGGGTCTCCGGCCCCGGCTGGAGCCTCGTGGCGGTGGAAACGCCCGGACACATGGCGAACCACCTCGCCTTTTACCTGCCGGAGGAGAAGGCCCTCTTCTCCGGCGATCACGTGATGGCCTGGTCGACCACCGTGATCGCCCCGCCGGACGGCGCGATGGGGGCCTTCATGGCCTCCCTGGACAAGCTCCGCGCCCGGGACGAGCAGCTCTACTGGCCCGGCCACGGCGGGCCCGTCCGGGAGCCGCAGCGCTTCGTGCGCGCTCTCGCCCATCATCGCCGCCAGCGGGAGGTCTCCATCCTCAACCGGCTCGCCGCCGGCGACCGGACGATTCCGGCCATCGTCGCCGCCATCTACCAGGGCCTGAGACCGGCCCTGGTCGGCGCCGCAGGGCTTTCGGTCTTCGCCCATCTGGAGGATCTGGTGGCGCGGGGCGAGGTCGTCACGGAGGGCTTGCCCTCCCTCGACGGCGAGTACAGGCTCGCCTGA
- a CDS encoding histone deacetylase family protein — MPTLYVTHPAALAHQTPLGHPERPERIRAVEGVLEKERFASLIREKAPMAEMESLTLAHPEHYVIGIRDMAPREGLIRIDEDTVMSPGTYEAALRAAGGAVLAVDEVMSGQVRNAFVAMRPPGHHAERSRAMGFCFFNNAAIAARHAQSRHGAERVAILDWDVHHGNGTQDIFWRDPTVMYCSTHEMPLYPGTGAASEQGECGTIVNAPLATGSDGAAFREAMETIVLPRIEAFSPDLIVISAGFDAHWRDPLAGLNFTEADFAWATWKMMDLADRFCGGRLVSVLEGGYDLEGLSKSVAAHVDALMGRDMRS; from the coding sequence ATGCCCACGCTCTACGTCACCCACCCCGCGGCCCTCGCCCATCAGACCCCCCTCGGCCACCCCGAACGGCCCGAACGCATCCGCGCCGTCGAGGGCGTGCTGGAAAAGGAGCGCTTCGCCTCCCTCATCCGCGAGAAGGCGCCCATGGCCGAGATGGAGAGCCTGACGCTCGCCCATCCCGAGCATTACGTGATCGGCATCCGCGACATGGCCCCGCGCGAGGGCCTGATCCGGATCGACGAGGATACGGTGATGTCGCCGGGCACCTACGAGGCGGCCCTCAGGGCCGCGGGCGGCGCGGTCCTCGCCGTGGACGAGGTCATGTCGGGCCAGGTGCGCAACGCCTTCGTCGCCATGCGGCCGCCGGGCCATCACGCCGAGCGGAGCCGGGCCATGGGCTTCTGCTTCTTCAACAACGCGGCCATCGCCGCCCGTCACGCCCAGAGCCGGCACGGCGCCGAGCGCGTCGCCATCCTCGACTGGGACGTGCATCACGGGAACGGCACCCAGGACATCTTCTGGCGCGACCCGACGGTGATGTACTGCTCGACCCACGAGATGCCGCTCTACCCCGGCACGGGGGCGGCGTCCGAGCAGGGAGAATGCGGGACCATCGTCAACGCGCCCCTGGCGACCGGCAGCGACGGAGCGGCCTTCCGGGAAGCGATGGAAACGATCGTCCTGCCGCGCATCGAGGCCTTCTCGCCCGACCTGATCGTGATCTCCGCGGGCTTCGATGCCCATTGGCGCGATCCCCTGGCGGGGCTGAACTTCACGGAGGCGGACTTCGCCTGGGCGACGTGGAAGATGATGGACCTCGCGGACAGGTTCTGCGGGGGCCGGCTCGTCTCGGTCCTCGAAGGCGGCTACGATCTCGAGGGCCTTTCGAAGTCGGTGGCCGCCCACGTGGATGCGCTCATGGGCCGTGACATGCGCAGCTGA
- the aroC gene encoding chorismate synthase codes for MSHNTFGHLFRVTTFGESHGPAIGCVIDGCPPMIPLDAAEIQAELDRRKPGQSRFTTQRREPDEVKILSGVFADERTGRQVTTGTPIALLIENVDQRSKDYSEIKDRYRPGHADFTYDVKYGIRDYRGGGRSSARETAARVAAGAVARKILPGVTIRGALVQMGPHPINRSRWDWDEVQRNPFFSPDAEAAAFYEDYLDRLRKEGSSVGAVIEIVAEGVPPGLGAPIYGKLDAELAAALMSINAVKGVEIGDGFAAAALRGEENADEMRPGNAGMPTFLSNHAGGVLGGISTGQPLVCRFAVKPTSSILTPRASVTRFGEEVDVSTRGRHDPCVGIRAVPVGEAMVACVLADQYLRHRAQVGQSVPWPFGELSPAQS; via the coding sequence ATGTCCCACAACACCTTCGGCCATCTCTTCCGCGTCACCACCTTCGGCGAAAGCCACGGCCCGGCCATCGGCTGCGTCATCGACGGCTGCCCTCCGATGATCCCCCTCGACGCGGCGGAGATCCAGGCGGAGCTCGACCGCCGCAAGCCGGGCCAGTCCCGCTTCACCACCCAGCGCCGCGAGCCCGACGAAGTGAAGATCCTGTCCGGGGTCTTCGCGGACGAGCGGACGGGGCGGCAGGTCACGACGGGAACTCCCATCGCCCTCCTGATCGAGAACGTGGACCAGCGCTCGAAGGATTATTCGGAGATCAAGGACCGGTACCGGCCCGGCCATGCGGACTTCACCTACGACGTGAAGTACGGCATCCGCGACTATCGCGGCGGGGGGCGCTCCTCCGCGCGCGAGACGGCGGCGCGGGTCGCGGCGGGGGCGGTCGCCCGCAAGATCCTGCCGGGGGTGACGATCCGGGGCGCCCTGGTGCAGATGGGCCCCCACCCCATCAACCGGTCCCGGTGGGACTGGGACGAGGTGCAGCGGAACCCCTTCTTTTCCCCCGATGCGGAGGCGGCGGCCTTCTACGAGGATTATCTCGACCGCCTGCGCAAGGAGGGCTCCTCCGTCGGCGCGGTGATCGAGATCGTGGCGGAGGGCGTGCCGCCGGGGCTCGGCGCTCCGATCTACGGCAAGCTCGACGCCGAGCTCGCCGCGGCGCTCATGTCCATCAACGCGGTCAAGGGCGTCGAGATCGGCGACGGTTTCGCCGCCGCGGCCCTGCGGGGCGAGGAGAACGCGGACGAGATGCGGCCCGGCAATGCGGGCATGCCGACCTTCCTCTCCAACCATGCGGGCGGCGTCCTCGGCGGCATCTCCACGGGCCAGCCGCTCGTCTGCCGCTTCGCCGTGAAGCCGACCTCGTCGATCCTCACCCCGCGCGCCAGCGTCACCCGCTTCGGCGAGGAGGTGGACGTCTCGACCCGGGGGCGGCACGATCCCTGCGTGGGCATCCGGGCCGTTCCGGTCGGGGAGGCGATGGTGGCCTGCGTCCTCGCGGACCAGTACCTCCGCCACCGGGCCCAGGTCGGCCAGTCCGTCCCTTGGCCCTTCGGTGAATTGAGCCCCGCTCAATCCTGA
- the ribB gene encoding 3,4-dihydroxy-2-butanone-4-phosphate synthase produces MKLAEWLSRNRVSRVEFARRIGVTPAAVTQLCNSDHAWMSRDTADLIARATRGAVTPNDFLPTPLKEARMLHSVTEAIEAFARGEIVIVTDDDDRENEGDLIVAASLCTPEKMAFIIRNTCGIVCAPLTASEARRLRLDPMVATNDAPLGTAFTVSVDVKHGLTTGISAEQRTNTVRALANNNMGAGDFVRPGHVFPLVAKDGGVLMRSGHTEAAVDLCRLAGLPPVGVICELANDDGTVMKGEQIQAFAEKHGLKRISVADLIAYRQAREKLVERIATFPVETEWGTFTGYAYSTPFDSVQHMALVHGRIGDGADIPVRLHRANALTDVFQGGKTIAAALKRFAQEGKGVLVYLRDGTAGVPTTNLSDTETTASEAMRSSQWREVGLGAQILKDLGVVSIRNLATTSRSYVGLSGFGIELLGEEALEP; encoded by the coding sequence ATGAAGCTCGCCGAGTGGCTGTCCCGCAATCGTGTCTCCCGGGTGGAGTTCGCCCGCCGCATCGGCGTCACGCCTGCGGCGGTCACGCAGCTGTGCAACAGCGACCATGCCTGGATGTCCCGGGACACCGCCGATCTCATCGCCCGCGCGACCCGCGGCGCCGTCACCCCTAACGATTTCCTGCCGACGCCCCTGAAGGAGGCCCGCATGCTCCATTCCGTCACCGAAGCCATCGAGGCCTTCGCCCGGGGCGAGATCGTGATCGTCACCGACGACGACGACCGCGAGAACGAGGGCGACCTCATCGTCGCCGCCTCCCTCTGCACGCCGGAGAAGATGGCCTTCATCATCCGTAACACCTGCGGCATCGTCTGCGCGCCGCTCACGGCCTCGGAAGCGCGCCGCCTGCGGCTCGATCCCATGGTGGCCACGAACGACGCTCCGCTCGGCACCGCCTTCACCGTCTCGGTCGACGTGAAGCACGGGCTCACCACCGGCATTTCCGCCGAGCAGCGCACCAACACGGTGCGGGCGCTCGCCAACAACAACATGGGCGCGGGCGACTTCGTCCGGCCGGGACACGTCTTCCCGCTGGTCGCCAAGGACGGCGGGGTGCTCATGCGCTCCGGCCACACGGAGGCCGCCGTGGACCTGTGCAGGCTCGCGGGCCTGCCGCCGGTCGGCGTCATCTGCGAGCTCGCCAACGACGACGGCACGGTGATGAAGGGCGAGCAGATCCAGGCCTTCGCCGAGAAGCACGGGCTCAAGCGCATCTCCGTCGCGGACCTCATCGCCTACCGGCAGGCGCGGGAGAAGCTGGTCGAGCGCATCGCCACCTTCCCGGTCGAGACGGAGTGGGGGACCTTCACGGGCTATGCCTATTCGACGCCCTTCGACAGCGTCCAGCACATGGCCCTGGTTCACGGCCGCATCGGCGACGGCGCCGACATTCCCGTGCGCCTGCACCGGGCCAATGCCCTCACGGACGTGTTCCAGGGGGGCAAGACCATCGCCGCGGCGCTGAAGCGCTTCGCGCAGGAGGGCAAGGGAGTCCTCGTCTATCTCCGCGACGGAACGGCGGGCGTGCCGACGACCAACCTCTCCGACACCGAGACCACCGCCTCGGAGGCCATGCGCTCGAGCCAGTGGCGCGAGGTCGGCCTGGGAGCGCAGATCCTGAAGGATCTCGGCGTGGTGTCGATCCGCAACCTCGCCACGACCAGCCGGTCCTATGTCGGGCTCAGCGGCTTCGGGATCGAACTGCTCGGCGAGGAAGCCCTCGAGCCGTGA
- a CDS encoding NADPH-dependent FMN reductase yields MNDPLNVALIYGSTREGRLCEAVADWVAGAVREHGDFTLEPVDPAMLDPRPGAKDDPALETLRGRLDRADAFIVVTPEYNHSFPAPLKFLIDSAYREWHAKPVAFVSYGGISGGLRAVEQLRLVFAELHAVGIRDCVSLAYVWNLIGPDGRLDPPAETRQAMPVMLSRLSWWATMLRGARQAAPYSEAAA; encoded by the coding sequence ATGAACGACCCCCTCAATGTGGCGCTGATCTACGGCAGCACGCGGGAGGGCCGCCTCTGCGAGGCCGTCGCCGACTGGGTGGCCGGAGCGGTGCGGGAGCACGGCGACTTCACGCTGGAGCCCGTCGACCCCGCCATGCTCGATCCGCGTCCTGGGGCGAAGGACGACCCGGCGCTCGAAACGCTGCGCGGCCGTCTGGACCGGGCCGACGCCTTCATCGTCGTCACGCCCGAGTACAACCACTCCTTTCCTGCTCCGCTCAAGTTCCTGATCGATTCGGCCTACCGCGAGTGGCACGCCAAGCCCGTCGCCTTCGTCTCCTATGGCGGGATCTCGGGCGGCCTGCGGGCCGTGGAGCAGCTGCGTCTGGTCTTCGCCGAGCTCCATGCGGTCGGGATCCGGGACTGCGTCAGCCTCGCCTATGTCTGGAACCTCATCGGTCCGGACGGCCGGCTCGACCCGCCGGCCGAGACCCGGCAGGCCATGCCCGTCATGCTCTCGCGCCTGTCCTGGTGGGCAACGATGCTGCGCGGCGCGCGCCAGGCGGCGCCCTATAGCGAGGCGGCCGCCTGA
- a CDS encoding patatin-like phospholipase family protein: MFDAVAFAGGGNRCYWQGGFWEAAAPLLGLRPELAVGVSAGAWTACYSLLGLGRRVNGLVVEGCSRGRRNFEWRARRSEGSFWPVAGMYRDLIATVIDEAAFASLKNGPEILVGIARKPRRLPLSLALPLGIATYQIEKKWRTPVHPKGGRALGFRPEFVPVRNLASPGELAEVLMASASVPPFMPVGRVGSQAALDGGLVDNVPVEPLAAVEAKGGRTLVVLSRLYRSLPQVPGRTYVQPREPVPVGQFDITDPEGIRHAYEMGLRDGEAFARRLSVREL; the protein is encoded by the coding sequence ATGTTCGACGCCGTCGCATTCGCGGGAGGCGGCAACCGCTGCTACTGGCAGGGCGGGTTCTGGGAGGCCGCCGCGCCCCTGCTCGGGCTCAGGCCCGAACTCGCGGTCGGGGTGAGCGCCGGCGCCTGGACCGCGTGCTACAGCCTCCTCGGGCTCGGGCGGCGGGTGAACGGGCTGGTGGTGGAAGGCTGCAGCCGCGGCCGGCGCAATTTCGAGTGGCGTGCCAGGCGCAGCGAAGGCTCGTTCTGGCCGGTCGCGGGCATGTACCGCGACCTCATCGCGACCGTGATCGACGAGGCCGCCTTCGCGAGCCTGAAGAACGGCCCTGAGATTCTGGTCGGCATCGCGCGAAAGCCCCGGCGCCTGCCCCTGTCGCTCGCCCTGCCCCTCGGCATCGCCACCTACCAGATCGAGAAGAAGTGGCGCACCCCGGTGCATCCGAAAGGGGGCCGCGCCCTCGGCTTCCGCCCGGAATTCGTCCCCGTGAGGAACCTCGCCTCGCCGGGAGAGCTCGCCGAGGTGCTCATGGCGAGCGCGAGCGTGCCGCCGTTCATGCCCGTCGGCCGGGTGGGAAGCCAGGCAGCGCTCGACGGCGGCCTCGTGGACAACGTGCCCGTCGAGCCCCTCGCGGCGGTGGAGGCGAAGGGCGGGCGGACGCTCGTCGTGCTCTCCCGGCTCTACCGCTCGCTCCCGCAGGTTCCTGGGCGCACCTACGTGCAGCCGCGGGAGCCGGTCCCGGTCGGCCAGTTCGACATCACCGATCCGGAAGGAATCCGCCACGCCTACGAGATGGGGCTGAGGGACGGCGAAGCTTTCGCACGGCGGCTGTCGGTCCGCGAGCTCTGA
- a CDS encoding MarR family winged helix-turn-helix transcriptional regulator — MPSTSPTAPRTPTPTVDPLRVWFRIIRLHRRATNTVAAELKALGLSIPQFDLLSTLTEQEGLSQQELAERLYVTKGNVSGLLDRMVEADLVERRAIPGDRRSNALYLTAKGRALAEQGIAVQRAYVQSTLGALPPEDLADLERIVLAWRERARAAEEETLARLRR, encoded by the coding sequence GTGCCCTCGACGTCTCCCACTGCGCCCCGCACTCCCACGCCGACCGTGGACCCGCTTCGGGTCTGGTTCAGGATTATCCGCCTGCACCGGCGGGCCACGAACACGGTTGCGGCCGAGCTGAAGGCCTTGGGCCTGTCCATTCCGCAGTTCGACCTGCTCTCCACCCTGACGGAGCAGGAGGGCCTCAGCCAGCAGGAGCTCGCCGAGCGTCTGTACGTAACGAAGGGGAATGTCTCCGGCCTGCTCGACCGCATGGTGGAGGCCGACCTCGTGGAGCGCCGCGCCATTCCCGGCGACCGCAGGTCCAACGCCCTCTACCTGACGGCGAAAGGCCGGGCGCTCGCGGAGCAGGGCATCGCGGTGCAGCGGGCCTATGTTCAGAGCACCCTGGGGGCCCTGCCGCCCGAAGATCTGGCCGATCTGGAGCGCATCGTCCTGGCGTGGCGCGAGCGGGCGCGCGCCGCCGAGGAGGAGACGCTCGCCCGACTCCGGCGCTGA
- a CDS encoding M48 family metallopeptidase — translation MGEAVFYDGKQARRRLVTIRVAASGLDIEEAGEWIASWPAGKVRRRDAPDGILRLVLDGGPQTARLDVSDPDDQAAIRLRCGALDEGAPKERAGRILFWSLAAAASIVASVVILVPVAAERMTPLVPLSWEKRLGTAVDNQVRLFLGGKTCANPAGAAALARLTARLAEAAAPAFPIEVQVLDSSVPNAIALPGGRIYLFRALVDRAGNPDEVAGVIAHEIGHVRHRDGLRKLIQAGGTSYLFGLLFGDVAGGGAVVLASRALVDNAYSREAETAADAAAGTVMTALGRPAGAMAHLLKRIEGNESRIPAFLSTHPVTDQRLKALERFVPEQAGPPLLTDEEWRALKEICKTS, via the coding sequence ATGGGCGAGGCGGTCTTCTACGACGGAAAACAGGCGCGCCGCAGGCTCGTGACGATCAGGGTCGCCGCGTCCGGCCTCGACATCGAGGAGGCGGGCGAATGGATCGCCTCCTGGCCGGCCGGGAAGGTGAGGCGAAGGGATGCGCCCGACGGAATCCTGAGGCTCGTGCTCGACGGCGGACCTCAGACGGCGCGCCTCGACGTTTCCGACCCTGACGACCAGGCCGCGATCCGGCTCCGTTGCGGGGCGCTCGACGAAGGCGCGCCGAAGGAGCGGGCAGGGCGCATCCTCTTCTGGTCGCTCGCCGCGGCCGCCTCCATCGTCGCGAGCGTCGTCATCCTGGTTCCCGTCGCGGCCGAGCGGATGACGCCGCTGGTGCCGCTTTCCTGGGAGAAGCGCCTCGGCACCGCCGTCGACAACCAGGTCAGGCTCTTCCTCGGCGGCAAGACCTGCGCGAACCCGGCCGGGGCGGCGGCACTGGCGCGGTTGACCGCGCGCCTCGCCGAGGCGGCGGCTCCGGCGTTCCCCATCGAGGTTCAGGTCCTGGACTCGTCCGTCCCGAACGCCATCGCCCTTCCGGGCGGCCGCATATATCTCTTCCGGGCACTCGTCGACCGGGCCGGGAATCCGGACGAGGTCGCCGGCGTCATTGCCCACGAGATCGGGCATGTCCGGCATCGCGACGGCCTGCGCAAGCTGATCCAGGCGGGCGGCACGTCCTATCTCTTCGGCCTTCTGTTCGGCGACGTCGCGGGCGGCGGCGCGGTCGTGCTCGCGAGTCGGGCGCTGGTCGACAATGCCTATTCGCGCGAGGCGGAAACGGCGGCGGATGCGGCTGCCGGCACCGTCATGACGGCGCTCGGCCGTCCGGCGGGCGCAATGGCGCATCTTCTCAAGCGCATCGAGGGGAACGAAAGCAGGATCCCCGCATTTCTCTCCACCCACCCGGTCACCGACCAGCGTCTCAAGGCTCTCGAGCGGTTCGTTCCGGAACAGGCGGGTCCGCCGCTCCTGACCGATGAGGAGTGGCGTGCGCTCAAAGAGATTTGTAAGACGTCCTGA
- a CDS encoding DUF898 family protein, producing the protein MTASLSPHLSPAEEAAPMSFSGRGREFLRLLVTGSLFQIPTFGFYRFWLITKLRRHLWSNTQVAGEAFEYTGTAKELLIGFLVALAVLTPIYIAYFILGLLLEEKQALAGVPLVIVLYVLAHFGAYRARRYRATRTVFRGLRFWMKGSGWAYAVRAVLWDIATILTLGLAMPWASASLERYRMRHTYFGTIQGDFVGTGWTLFKRAWWGWALMLAILAGGGAFLARVAATDPQRLEGVAGLVVTGMAFLALGFVPAVTAIMVRWQLEGIRFGEVAVSSRLGAGAFYGTYFKLIFSSLGFILAFVLVVALGAAVLSGALKGAFAQVQAGAVSGSTVAIFSMIALGYLLFLLGFGVIQRYFMGRGLWAVTVNSLSVTNLHALDEAVAAGRPAGAMGEGLADALDFNVGL; encoded by the coding sequence ATGACCGCTTCTCTCTCGCCCCACCTCAGCCCCGCCGAGGAGGCCGCTCCCATGTCCTTTTCGGGAAGGGGGCGCGAGTTCCTCAGGCTTCTCGTGACCGGAAGCCTGTTCCAGATCCCGACCTTCGGCTTCTACCGGTTCTGGCTCATCACGAAACTGCGCAGGCATCTCTGGTCCAACACCCAGGTGGCGGGCGAGGCGTTCGAGTACACCGGGACGGCGAAGGAACTGCTGATCGGCTTCCTCGTCGCCCTCGCGGTCCTGACGCCGATCTACATCGCCTACTTCATCCTCGGCCTCCTCCTGGAGGAGAAGCAGGCACTCGCCGGCGTGCCGCTGGTGATCGTCCTCTACGTGCTCGCGCATTTCGGGGCGTATAGGGCGCGCCGCTACCGCGCCACGCGCACGGTCTTCCGGGGGCTGCGCTTCTGGATGAAAGGGAGCGGCTGGGCCTATGCCGTCCGCGCGGTGCTGTGGGACATTGCGACGATCCTGACCCTCGGTCTGGCGATGCCCTGGGCCTCCGCCTCCCTCGAGCGCTACCGGATGCGCCACACCTATTTCGGCACCATCCAGGGCGACTTCGTCGGGACCGGCTGGACCCTCTTCAAGCGGGCCTGGTGGGGCTGGGCGCTGATGCTCGCGATCCTGGCAGGGGGAGGGGCCTTTCTCGCCCGCGTGGCCGCGACCGACCCGCAGCGGCTCGAGGGGGTCGCCGGGCTCGTCGTGACAGGGATGGCCTTCCTCGCCCTCGGCTTCGTGCCCGCGGTGACGGCGATCATGGTCCGCTGGCAGCTGGAGGGAATCCGCTTCGGGGAGGTCGCGGTATCGAGCCGGCTCGGCGCCGGCGCCTTCTACGGCACGTACTTCAAGCTGATCTTCTCCTCCCTCGGCTTCATCCTCGCCTTCGTCCTGGTGGTTGCCCTGGGCGCGGCGGTTCTCTCGGGCGCCCTCAAGGGAGCGTTCGCGCAGGTGCAGGCGGGGGCCGTCAGCGGGTCGACCGTCGCCATCTTCTCGATGATTGCCCTGGGCTACCTCCTGTTCCTGCTCGGCTTCGGCGTGATCCAGCGCTACTTCATGGGGCGGGGCCTCTGGGCTGTGACCGTGAACTCGCTTTCGGTGACGAACCTGCACGCGCTCGACGAGGCCGTGGCCGCGGGGCGGCCCGCGGGCGCCATGGGGGAGGGGCTCGCCGACGCGCTCGACTTCAACGTCGGTCTGTGA
- the soxR gene encoding redox-sensitive transcriptional activator SoxR, with protein sequence MGRIEPGRLKRELTVGEVAARSGVAVSTLHFYEAKGLIRSARNRGNQRRYSRDVLRRVAIIKVAQRTGIPLAEIKEALAELPDGRTPTAEDWARLSARWKADLDARIVRLMRLRDQLSDCIGCGCLSTAACPLRNPWDELSEEGPGPRLLDPL encoded by the coding sequence ATGGGCAGGATCGAACCCGGCAGGCTCAAGCGCGAACTCACGGTGGGGGAGGTGGCGGCCCGAAGCGGCGTGGCGGTTTCGACGCTGCACTTCTACGAGGCGAAGGGGCTGATCCGGAGCGCCCGCAATCGCGGCAATCAGCGTCGGTATTCGCGAGACGTGCTGCGCCGGGTCGCCATCATCAAGGTGGCGCAGCGCACCGGGATTCCCCTGGCGGAGATCAAGGAGGCCCTCGCCGAGCTTCCGGACGGGCGGACGCCGACCGCCGAGGACTGGGCCCGGCTTTCGGCCCGCTGGAAGGCCGATCTCGACGCACGGATCGTCCGCCTCATGCGGCTGCGGGACCAGCTCAGCGACTGCATCGGCTGCGGCTGTCTTTCCACCGCCGCCTGTCCCCTGCGCAATCCGTGGGACGAACTGTCCGAGGAGGGGCCGGGCCCGCGCCTTCTCGACCCCCTCTGA
- a CDS encoding DUF1499 domain-containing protein, with protein sequence MRHLIIEEPYSRPAKWSPAVAWFALAVTAMAAALIRFGWIDYPSGFAALGAGILAALVAVGLSLVAFVRIWQEGRRGLSYAIRGLVVAGLVLAYPAWMAVKAATLPPITDISTDTENPPPFSRSRAALQARGGRIPPDPSPEVREAQRSAYIRIAPLTLDLAPDQAFEVARKAAERLGWQIVEAVPPGGRVGTGRIEAVARSLVLRLPDDVTVRIRPRADGTRIDIRSASRMGAHDLGANAARIRTFLDEASNLALAVD encoded by the coding sequence ATGCGGCATCTCATCATCGAGGAACCTTATTCCCGGCCGGCGAAATGGTCGCCCGCGGTCGCGTGGTTCGCGCTCGCCGTCACGGCGATGGCCGCCGCCCTGATCCGGTTCGGGTGGATCGATTATCCGTCCGGCTTTGCGGCGCTCGGAGCCGGCATCCTGGCGGCGCTCGTCGCCGTCGGCCTGTCCCTCGTCGCCTTCGTGCGCATCTGGCAGGAGGGCAGGCGCGGCCTGAGCTACGCGATCAGGGGGCTCGTGGTCGCCGGGCTGGTTCTCGCCTATCCCGCCTGGATGGCGGTGAAGGCGGCCACCCTGCCGCCGATCACCGACATCAGCACCGACACGGAGAACCCGCCGCCCTTCTCCCGTTCGCGGGCGGCGCTGCAGGCGAGGGGCGGGCGCATTCCGCCGGACCCGTCTCCGGAGGTTCGGGAGGCCCAGCGGAGCGCCTATATCCGCATCGCGCCCCTGACCCTCGACCTCGCGCCCGACCAGGCCTTCGAGGTGGCGCGCAAGGCGGCCGAGCGCCTCGGCTGGCAGATCGTCGAGGCGGTGCCGCCGGGTGGGCGCGTCGGCACCGGCCGGATCGAGGCGGTGGCGCGGTCCCTCGTCCTCCGGCTGCCGGACGACGTCACCGTGCGGATCAGGCCCCGCGCGGACGGGACCCGCATCGACATCCGCTCCGCATCGCGCATGGGCGCCCACGATCTCGGCGCGAACGCCGCCCGCATCCGCACCTTCCTCGACGAGGCGTCCAACCTGGCGCTCGCCGTCGACTGA